Genomic DNA from Alkalihalobacterium alkalinitrilicum:
ATGGGACGTAACAGTGCAAAAAGCAGATGGAGCTATATTAGTTGATACGAATGACAAAGAATATTTAGACTTTACATCGGGAATTGGTGTTTGTAATTTAGGACACAATCACCCGACTGTAAAAGAAAAAGTTATAGAACAATTAGATCAAGTGTGGCATGTATCTAATTTATTTCATATACCGACACAAGAGCAAGCTGCGATGATGTTAACTGAACATACATGTGGTGATTATGTTTTCTTTTGTAATAGTGGTGCAGAGGGAAATGAAGGTGCGATAAAACTAGCACGAAAATATACAGGGAAATGGAAAATCATTTCTTTTAAACAATCATTTCACGGCAGAACGTTCGGTTCAATGTCTGCGACAGGTCAGGATAAAATTCATGAAGGCTATGGTCCATTACTACCTTCTTTTGAATATGCAACTTTTAATGATATCGACTCGGTTAAGAGTTTAGTAGATGATCAAGTGGCAGCTGTCATGATTGAAGTGATCCAAGGTGAAGGTGGCGTCCATCCTGCTGATCCAGTCTTTATGGAAGCACTTGAGCAGTTATGTCAAGAAAACGGGATCTTATTAATTGTGGACGAAGTGCAAACAGGTATTGGCCGAACAGGAAAGGCATTTGCTTATGAACATTACAACATTTCACCAGACATTATCGTATCTGCAAAAGGTTTAGGAAACGGATTTCCAATCGGTGCGGTTATCGGAAAAGAAAAGTTGAAAGAAGCCTTTGGTCCAGGAAGCCATGGCTCCACATATGGTGGAAACCCGTTAGCAACCGCTGCCGCTAGTGCTGTAATGTCAGAAGTTTTTCGGCCTGAATTTCTTAAGCAGGTAGAAGAAAACGGGCATTATTTTATGAAGTTATTAACGGAAAAACTAACTTCAAGCTTTGTTAAAGAAATCAAAGGAAAAGGTTTAATGATTGGAATTGAATGTACAGGTGAAGTAGGTCCATTATTAACGCAAATGAGAGAAGAAGGCTTCTTAGCCCTAAGTGCAGGCCCTAATGTTATTCGATTATTACCGCCATTAACGGTGACGAAAGATCAATTGGAAAAAGCGGCAGCAATACTAGCCGATGTTCTATAAACCATAATAAAATAGATATCTCAAATGACGAAATTTTTTTTAAGTAATATTGAATAAAAATACTAAAACTAAAATAAATATACGGACATTGAGTGTGGTGAGGAGGAGAAGGAAATGAAAGGCTATTTAGTGCTCTCCACAGGAGAAACATTTGAAGGGGAATGGGTTGGCCAAGAAGTAGATGTGTACGGTGAGGTCGTTTTCTTTACAGGGATGACAGGATATCAAGAGGTAATAACAGACCCTTCTTTTAAAGGTCAAATCGTCGTATTTACGTATCCGTTGATCGGAAATTACGGCGTAAATGATTTTGATAATGAAAGTAAGCATCCACAAGTTTCAGGTGTAATTATGAGTGAATGCAACCCAAGTGGTTTTCACTACGAATCGAAACAATCTTTTCAAGATAATTGTGAAAGCTCAAATATTCCAATGTTAACGGGCATTGACACACGTGCGGTTGTGAAGCGTATTCGTGAACTAGGTGACATGGGTGCTATTATAACGACAGATTTAAGTCGAGTGAACTTTGACCAATATGAACCGATTGATCAGTTAAATTTAGTCGAAGAAGTTTCGACAAAAGAAACTGTTACTTACGGTGAAGGTAGTTCTCATGTCGTTCTCATCGATTTTGGTTATAAGAAATCGATTGTCGATACATTAGTGAAATTCGATTGTAAAGTTACAGTCGTTCCCTACGATACACCGTTTGAAACGATAGTAACGTTAAAGCCAGATGGCATTTTATTATCCAATGGCCCTGGTAATCCAAAACAGATGGCAGCTCAACTAAATGATATTAAAAAATTAGCAGCAACATATCCAACGTTCGGTATTTGTTTAGGTCATCAATTGCTAGCATTAGCGTTTGGAGCAGATACAGAAAAGCTTCGTTTTGGTCATCGTGGTGCAAACCAGCCTGTCCAAGATTTACTTACGAAAAGAGTGTATATGACCTCACAAAACCATAGTTATGTTGTAAAAGAAAATTCTTTACAAGATACGGGTCTAGTCGCTCGTTATAAAAATATTAATGATGGATCGGTTGAAGGTCTTATTCACACTCAATTACCAGTAGCATCCGTTCAATTTCATCCTGAAGCCCATCCTGGCCCGTCAGATAGTGAAGAGATTTTTTCAATTTTCATAAAAGAAATGAGCAGCAAGAGGAGAGAGAAAGCTTATGCCTAGAATTACGTCGATATCGTCAGTGCTTGTGATTGGCTCAGGACCAATTGTCATTGGGCAAGCGGCAGAATTTGATTATGCTGGAACACAAGCATGTCTTGCACTAAAAGAAGAAGGAATCCGCGTTATACTCGTTAATAACAATCCAGCAACTGTCATGACCGACGAAGCGTGTGCAGACGTAGTTTATTTTGAACCGCTAACCGTTGAGAGTATTGAGAAAATCATTCAAAAAGAACAACCCGATGGGCTTCTAGCAACATTAGGTGGTCAAACGGGATTGAATTTGGCTTTTGCTCTTCATAAGGCTAATATTTTAGACAAATATAACGTTCATCTTTTAGGTACACCGATCGAGTCGATTATGAAAGGTGAAGACCGTGAAGAATTTCGCGACTTAATGAACGAGTTAAATGAGCCTGTTCCTGAAAGTCAAATTGTATCAACGGAAGAAGCTGCTGTGAAGTTTGCAAACTCAGTAGGGTATCCAATTATTATCCGTCCCGCTTACACATTAGGAGGAGCTGGTGGTGGCATAGCAGATGATGAAAAGGAACTTCGTTATATCGTAAAAGGTGGTTTAGCGCAAAGCCCGATTACGCAATGCTTAATTGAACGAAGTATCGCAGGTTTTAAAGAAATTGAATATGAAGTCATGCGTGATGCAAACGATACGTGCATTACGGTTTGTAATATGGAAAACATCGATCCAGTAGGTATTCATACAGGAGATTCGATTGTTGTTGCACCTTCTCAAACATTAACAGATGTTGAGTACCAAATGCTTAGATCGGCTTCTGTTAAAATTATTCGCGCATTAGGAATTGTTGGTGGTTGTAATATTCAATTTGCACTTGATCCTAATAGTAAGCAATATTATTTAATTGAAGTAAACCCACGTGTAAGTAGGTCTTCAGCACTTGCATCTAAAGCAACAGGCTATCCGATTGCTCGTATGGCGGCGAAGTTAAGTATAGGTTATCATTTGCATGAACTACTAAATCCTGTAACAGGACATACGTACGCAAGTTTTGAACCTGCCCTTGACTATGTCGTCGTAAAATTCCCACGTTGGCCGTTTGATAAATTTACTCAAGCTGATCGTAAGCTTGGAACACAAATGAAAGCGACAGGGGAAGTTATGGCGATTGAAAGAAACTTGGAAAGTGGTATTCAAAAAGCTGTTCGTTCTTTAGAGATCAAAACAGACGGTTTATCGTTCCCAGCCCTAAAGAAATGGGGTGACGAAGAGCTTTGGGAAGTCGTGAAGAAAGCTGATGATCGACGCTTCTTTGCGATCCTCGAGTTGTTGCGTCGCGGGATTACAGTAGATACTATACATGAGGAAACGATGATTAACTTGTTTTTCTTATATAGCTTCAAACACTTGATTGATTTAGAACAAGAAATTACAAATTCATCACTTGAGTTGGTTAGTGAAGCGGATTTAATCAAATATAAACGATTTGGATTTTCTGACCAATGGATCAGTCAAGTTTGGAATGTTTCTCTTCATGATGTGCGTGAAAAGCGAAAAGCTTATGGCATCTTACCATCATATAAAATGGTCGATACGTGTGCAGCAGAGTTTACTGCTAATACTGCCTACTATTATTCAAGTTGGCACGGCGAACATGATGTTGATGTTTCAAGCAATAAAAAGAAAATATTAATCGTTGGCTCAGGGCCAATCCGAATTGGTCAAGGGATTGAGTTTGACTACTGCTCAGTTCACGGGGCCATTAGTTTAAAAAAGCTTGGTTATGAAGCGATTATCATGAATAACAATCCAGAAACGGTA
This window encodes:
- a CDS encoding acetylornithine transaminase yields the protein MSSIFPTYARWDVTVQKADGAILVDTNDKEYLDFTSGIGVCNLGHNHPTVKEKVIEQLDQVWHVSNLFHIPTQEQAAMMLTEHTCGDYVFFCNSGAEGNEGAIKLARKYTGKWKIISFKQSFHGRTFGSMSATGQDKIHEGYGPLLPSFEYATFNDIDSVKSLVDDQVAAVMIEVIQGEGGVHPADPVFMEALEQLCQENGILLIVDEVQTGIGRTGKAFAYEHYNISPDIIVSAKGLGNGFPIGAVIGKEKLKEAFGPGSHGSTYGGNPLATAAASAVMSEVFRPEFLKQVEENGHYFMKLLTEKLTSSFVKEIKGKGLMIGIECTGEVGPLLTQMREEGFLALSAGPNVIRLLPPLTVTKDQLEKAAAILADVL
- a CDS encoding carbamoyl phosphate synthase small subunit, yielding MKGYLVLSTGETFEGEWVGQEVDVYGEVVFFTGMTGYQEVITDPSFKGQIVVFTYPLIGNYGVNDFDNESKHPQVSGVIMSECNPSGFHYESKQSFQDNCESSNIPMLTGIDTRAVVKRIRELGDMGAIITTDLSRVNFDQYEPIDQLNLVEEVSTKETVTYGEGSSHVVLIDFGYKKSIVDTLVKFDCKVTVVPYDTPFETIVTLKPDGILLSNGPGNPKQMAAQLNDIKKLAATYPTFGICLGHQLLALAFGADTEKLRFGHRGANQPVQDLLTKRVYMTSQNHSYVVKENSLQDTGLVARYKNINDGSVEGLIHTQLPVASVQFHPEAHPGPSDSEEIFSIFIKEMSSKRREKAYA
- a CDS encoding carbamoyl phosphate synthase large subunit, encoding MPRITSISSVLVIGSGPIVIGQAAEFDYAGTQACLALKEEGIRVILVNNNPATVMTDEACADVVYFEPLTVESIEKIIQKEQPDGLLATLGGQTGLNLAFALHKANILDKYNVHLLGTPIESIMKGEDREEFRDLMNELNEPVPESQIVSTEEAAVKFANSVGYPIIIRPAYTLGGAGGGIADDEKELRYIVKGGLAQSPITQCLIERSIAGFKEIEYEVMRDANDTCITVCNMENIDPVGIHTGDSIVVAPSQTLTDVEYQMLRSASVKIIRALGIVGGCNIQFALDPNSKQYYLIEVNPRVSRSSALASKATGYPIARMAAKLSIGYHLHELLNPVTGHTYASFEPALDYVVVKFPRWPFDKFTQADRKLGTQMKATGEVMAIERNLESGIQKAVRSLEIKTDGLSFPALKKWGDEELWEVVKKADDRRFFAILELLRRGITVDTIHEETMINLFFLYSFKHLIDLEQEITNSSLELVSEADLIKYKRFGFSDQWISQVWNVSLHDVREKRKAYGILPSYKMVDTCAAEFTANTAYYYSSWHGEHDVDVSSNKKKILIVGSGPIRIGQGIEFDYCSVHGAISLKKLGYEAIIMNNNPETVSTDYEMADRLYFEPLTVEDVLNVVELEQIEGVIVQLGGQTAISLVQGLEEAGVRLYGTTMDTIDQLEDRGRFYDFMKSVNVPHIPGVTVYDEVGLVEQAEKIGYPVLLRPSYVIGGQGMVIITSREEMVDYVNNQDQSIVFPILIDAYYPGVEIEVDALTDGEDILIPGMFEHIEKAGVHSGDSMAVTPPFSLKEEVKQTVYEYTNKIAKGMDFKGIFNIQFVLYNHQLYVIEINPRASRTVPILSKVTGLNMVETTVQLLLGQSLRNLGLPTGHLPETNYYTVKAPIFSYSKLAGLDPILEAEMKSTGELISIGNTVEDAMKKAFAWSEGQIPPLYRQKGLIFVNIAEEELAEFRPLVKKMSELGFTIVEENQLLSDSRPLTFNEWIDQEDAVAYISIPKKGYKTWKEQRQQALKNRVTVITEMTTLSMMLNSINGNADEVVSIQEWMHRTKSSV